The Veillonellales bacterium genome contains the following window.
GCCCTTTTTCACGACACCGCCGGGAGAAGCGTCTTTAACAGCTGCTACGATTACATCTCCGATGTTAGCATATCTACGATACGAGCCGCCTAATACCCGGATGCACATGATTTGCTTGGCGCCGGTATTGTCAGCAACATTCAACATTGTTTGCTGTTGGATCATTCTTATCCCTCCTTTGCGTACTCGAGGTTTGCTATATTATTTGGCTTTCTCAATGATTTCCACAACTCTCCAGCGTTTGTCTTTCGACAGCGGACGAGTTTCCATGAGTTTTACCGTGTCGCCTACATGGCTTTCATTGGTTTCATCATGAGCTTTAAATTTAATGGTATGTTTAACGGCTTTTTTATACAGCGGATGCTGTACCAAACGTTCTACTGCTACGACTACCGTTTTTTCCATCTTGTCGCTAACGATTTTACCAATACGGGTTTTACGCTCATTTCTTTCGGTCACGTTCGAGTGGCCTCCTTCCGTTCTTATTTGTATCGTTACGTTTCGTCTAAGAACGAACTATGCTTGCTGGGCTTGCAGTTCCTGCTCCCGCTGGATAGTCTTCACACGGGCGATGTCCTTTTTAACTTCCTTAATCCGCATAGAATTTTCCAGCTGACCAGTAGCAAGTTGAAATCTGAGGTTAAATAACTCCTCTTTAAGCCCGGCTAATTTTTGTTCCAGTTCGGCCTTATTCATATCGCGGATGTCATTAACCTTCATCTATGTCACCACCCACTTGTTCTTGCACTTGCGCTGCCGCTTCTTCCCGCTTGACAAATTTAGTTTTGATCGGAAGCTTATGACCCGCCAAACGCATTGCTTCTTTGGCTATTTCTTCGGTAACCCCATCCATTTCAAACATTACCCGGCCTGGTTTTACTACAGCTACCCAGTATTCCGGTGATCCTTTACCACTACCCATACGCGTTTCAGCCGGTTTTGCCGTAACCGGTTTATCAGGAAATATTTTAATCCATACCTTACCGCCACGTTTGATATAACGAGTCATAGCAATACGGGCCGCTTCAATTTGACGGTTGGTAATCCAGGCCGGTTCAAGTGCCGCTAAGCCGAACTCGCCATGACTTACTGTGTTGCCCTTGTTCGCTTTGCCTTTCATCCGTCCACGGAATTGCTTACGGTGTTTTACTCTTTTTGGCAGTAGCATCTATTTCTCGCTCCCTTCAGCAACGGCAGCGGTCTTTTTGGCTTCAGGCAAAACCTCGCCTTTATAGATCCATACTTTAACGCCAATCCGGCCATAAGTGGTAGCGGCTTCCGCCGTGCCGTAATCAATATCTGCTCTTAAGGTATGCAGAGGAATACTGCCGTCCCGACTGCTTTCAGTACGGGCGATTTCGGCTCCGCCTAAACGGCCGGCAACCGTTACTTTAATCCCCTTAGCTCCCATACGCATAGTACGGGTAACCGACTGCTTCATAGCGCGGCGAAAAGCGATACGCCTTTCCAGCTGGGATGCAATGTTTTCAGCAACCAGGGTAGCATCCAGCTCTGCCTGCTTAATTTCGGCAATATTAACATCAATTTGCTTATCGGTTAATTGTCTCAGCCCTTTTTTCAGTTCTTCTATGCCCGAACCGCCACGACCGATTACCATACCCGGTTTAGCCGTGTGAATGGTAAGTTTAACGCGGTTAGCGGCACGTTCTATCAAAATCTGAGATATGCCGGCAGCAAATACTTTTGCTTTAATGAACTTACGGATTTTTAAATCTTCATGCAGATTCTTGGCATAGTCCTTGTCGGCATACCACTTGGCATCCCAAGTTTTAATTACGCCGATGCGCAGACCATGTGGATGAACTTTTTGACCCACGTTATTTCCCTCCTTCGCCAGTTATCTTTCTTTTACAACAAGCGTCACGTGACTGGTGCGCTTTAAAATTTTAAAAGCCTGGCCACGCGACCGCGGATGAATGCGTTTCAGAGTCGGGCCCTGATCCACATAAGCTGTTGAAACATACAGATTATCTGCGTTCATATCATAATTGTGTTCCGCATTGGCAACGGCTGATTTTAACAATTTTTCAATTACTTCCGACGCCACTTTTGGCGTATATTTCAGAATCGCAAACGCTTCGCCTACGTTTTTACCACGAATCAGGTCAATGACAATTCGAACTTTACGCGGCGCAATGCGGATATGTGTAACAACTGCCTTAGCTTCCATATAGCAGCCCCCCTTCGGTAACTATTTCAATGCCGTCGCTTTTTCGACGTGAGAACCGTGTCCTTTAAAGGTACGGGTCGGCGCAAACTCACCCAGTTTATGACCTACCATGTCTTCGGTGATATACACCGGCACATGCTTGCGGCCATCATGCACCGCAATGGTGTGTCCGACAAAACTGGGAAGAATGGTAGAACTGCGGGACCAGGTTTTAATAACCTTTTTCTCGTTCTTATCATTCATGGCTGTTATCTTTTTCAGCACGCTTTCGTGCACATAAGGTCCTTTTTTAATTGATCTGGACACTCGTAATAGCCTCCCTTCTCTACTTGTTACTTCGTCCGGCCCTTAACAATCCATTGGTCAGACTGTTTATTCCGACGGGTCTTAGCGCCATAAGCGTGTTTACCCCAAGGCGTTACCGGATGCTTACGCCCAACAGGCGAACGGCCTTCACCACCACCATGGGGATGATCGCAGGGATTCATGGCTACACCGCGGTTTGCCGGACGAATGCCCAGCCAGCGGGAACGTCCGGCCTTGCCGAGGGTAATGTTTTCATGTTCTAGGTTGCCGACTTGGCCGATAGTCGCTTTACAATTCACGTGAACTTTGCGCAGTTCACCGGAAGGAAGACGCAGGAGTGCATAGTCGCCTTCTTTTGCCATTAATTGAGCCGAAGCGCCGGCAGAACGTACTAATTGAGCACCCTTGCCAATTTTGAGCTCAACATTGTGAATCAAAGTACCAACCGGGATATTCTGAATCGGCAACGCATTGCCGACTTTAATATCCGCTTCAGAACCGCTGGAGATTACGTCGCCGACTTTCAGTCCGTTAGGAGCCAAAATGTAGCGCTTTTCCCCATCCGCATAATTTAATAAGGCGATTCGGGCGGAACGATTCGGATCATATTCTATCGTAGCCACTTTGGCCGCGACTCCATCTTTATTCCGCTTAAAGTCAATAATTCTATAGAGACGTTTGTGGCCGCCGCCTTGATGCCTGACAGTCAGCCTTCCCTGCTGATTACGACCGCCATGCTTTAACAGCCGCTCAACCAGGGAACGTTCGGGTTTGTCAGTAGTAACTTCTTCGAAATTCGCTACTGTCATAAATCTTCTGCCAGCAGAGTAAGGTTTAAAGCTTTTTACTGCCATTGTTGCCCCTCCTTCTTAACAAAATTTAGGATTATACTCCTTCAAAGAATTCGATACGCTGGCCAGGAGCCAGTTTTACAATTGCTTTTTTATAGTCCGGGCGTTTACCCTGAGTACGGCCCATCCGCTTGGTTTTACCAAAAACCCGCAGGGTGTTTACGGCCAGCACTTTCACTTTGAAAATCTGTTCCACTGCCTGACGGACTTCTACCTTATTGGCTTTTAAAGGCACAATAAATGTATATTTATTTTCCTGCATCATATTGGTCGTTTTTTCCGTAATCAGCGGGCGAATGAGAACATCGCGCAAATCAGCCATTACGCAAACACCTCCTCAATCCTGGCAACTGCTTCTTTGGTAATGAATACTTTATCATGATATAAAAGGTCATATACATTCACACCGCTGGAAGCAATTGCCTTCACACCCGGAATGTTGCGGGATGATTTTTCTACGTTATCAATAGTTTCCGCCGTAACAATTAAAGCTTTACCAACGTCTGCCTTGAAATCACCTAACATTTTAACTACGCTTTTAGTTTTCGGTTCAGCAAAGCTGATATCTTCCAGCACAACCAGTTCGCCGCCTTCCACTTTGGCCGTCAGAGCGGATTTAATCGCTAGGCGCCGCTGTTTGCGAGGCATACGAAACGCATAAGAACGGGGCTGGGGTCCGAATGCGGTACCACCACCTACCCAAATTGGTGAACGAGTGCTGCCGGAACGAGCCCGGCCGGTACCTTTTTGTTTCCAGGGTTTTCTGCCGCCGCCGCGGACAAAACCTCTGGTTTTCGTGGCAGCCGTACCCAAGCGCTGACTGGCGAGCTGCATGACAACTGCCTGATGCAGTACAGCTTCATTGACTTCTACGCCAAAAACATTATCATTTAATTCCATGTCACCGGTCTTGACACCAGTGATATCATATACTGCTACTTTCGGCATATAGCACATCCTCCTTTCGATGTTCGAGGTTTACCCGAACCTATTTCCCTGGCTTTACGGTAGCTTTTATAACAACAAAGCTGCCCTTCGGTCCGGGAACAGCACCTTTAATTAAGATCAGATTGCGTTCGGTGTCAACTCTAACAACGGTAAGACGTTGTACGGTGACTTGTTGTCCACCCATACGCCCAGGCAATTTTTTACCCTTATATACCTTACCGCCGCCACCGCTCATGCGCGGTCCGATAGAACCGGGCTCACGATGAGATTTGGAGCCGTGGGCCATAGGTCCGCGTCTGAAGTTATGCCGTTTGATACCGCCGGCAAATCCTTTTCCTTTTGCGGTTCCAACAACGTCCACTAATTCGCCTTCACTGAATATATCAATACCAATCAGCTGACCGACAGTATATTCAGGCGCGCCGGGCAGGCGCAGCTCACGGATGAATTTAACCGGTTTAATCCCCGCTTTGTCAAAATGCCCTTTGAGCGGCTTAGTAACTTTTTTATCTTTAACAGTGCCAAAGCCCAGCTGCACCGCATTATATCCATCATTTTCAACTGTTCTATTTTGCAGTACGACGCTTTGACCAGCTTCAACAACCGTAACTGGAACAACTCTGCCTTCAGCAGTGAAGATTTGCGTCATACCCAGTTTTTTACCTAATATTCCTTTAGCCATTATTGCCACCTCCTCCTACAGCTTGATTTCAATGTCCACTCCGGCCGGCAGATCCAGACGCATTAACGCATCAACGGTCTTGGAAGTCGGCTCAAGAATGTCAATGAGACGTTTGTGGGTGCGCATTTCAAATTGCTCCCGGGAATCTTTATTGACATGGGGTGAACGCAGTATCGTAAATATATTTTTCTCCGTGGGAAGGGGAATCGGCCCGGAAACTAAAGCACCGGTTCTTTTGGCGGTTTCGACGATTCTAACAGCACTTTGGTCAAGCGCCTTATGATCATACGCTTTAAGACGAATTCTGATTTTTTGTTGTTTAGCCATTGTATTTCCTCCTTATCGCCCTGTTTCTCTGAACGGACATTCTCCGTGGAAATTTCCCCCGCAGCGTACGGGCAACCTCCCACGTCATCGCATTAGGGCACTTCCAAACTCTTATGTAGAGGCGGCCTAGCCAGCCGCCCCTACCATCCAAGTTTATTTTAATTTATTCGCTGATCGCGGTGACAACACCGGCGCCAACCGTACGGCCGCCTTCGCGGATGGCAAAACGCAGACCTTCTTCGATAGCGATAGGTGTAATCAGTTCGATGGACATTTGAATGTTATCGCCAGGCATACACATTTCTACACCTTCCGGCAGATGTACCACTCCGGTAACGTCGGTCGTGCGGAAATAGAATTGCGGACGATAGTTCGAGAAGAACGGAGTATGACGACCTCCTTCTTCTTTGGACAGTACATAAACTTCCGCTTTAAATTTCGTATGAGGATGAATCGAACCCGGCTTGGCCAAAACCTGACCACGTTCGATTTCTTTCCGTTCAATTCCACGGAGCAAAGCACCAATATTGTCGCCGGCTACTGCCTGATCCAAAAGTTTGCGGAACATTTCCACACCGGTTACAACCGTGGTTTTCGGTTTTTCAGCCATACCGACAATTTCAACGGTGTCGCCGACTTTGACTGCGCCGCGTTCCACACGACCGGTAGCAACGGTGCCGCGACCGGTGATCGTAAATACATCTTCAACCGGCATCAGGAAGGGTTTGTCGGTATCACGTTTTGGCGTGGGAATGTACTCATCCACTTTCGCCATTAATTCGTAAATTTTACCGCACCAAGGGCAGTCAGGTTTCGCGCAGCCGCATTCCAAAGCTTTTACGGCAGAACCAGTAACGATCGGAATTTCATCGCCCGGGAAATCATAGCTGGTCAGAAGTTCACGAACTTCCATCTCAACCAATTCCATCAGTTCCGGATCATCTACCAAATCGGCTTTGTTCAGAAACACAACCATTGCCGGTACGCCAACCTGGCGAGACAGCAGAATGTGTTCACGGGTCTGAGGCATCGGGCCGTCAGCAGCGCTTACCACCAGGATCGCACCATCCATCTGAGCAGCGCCGGTAATCATGTTTTTAACATAATCGGCATGGCCGGGGCAGTCAACGTGCGCATAATGACGATTTGCCGTTTCATACTCAACGTGTGCCGTGTTAATGGTGATACCGCGTTCTCTTTCTTCTGGAGCCTTGTCGATCATATCATACGCCATGAATTCAGCGCCGCCGCTTTTGGAAAGAGTCAGGGTGATTGCCGCCGTCAGCGACGTTTTACCGTGATCAACGTGACCGATTGTACCGATATTAACGTGGGGTTTGTTTCTTTCAAACTTTTTCTTTGCCATTGTTAGTTGCCTCCTTTAATATCCTCGTTAAACACCTTTGACTTTAGTTACAATTGCTTCCGCCAGATTCTTCGGAACCTCATCATAATGAGCAAACTCCATGGAGTAATTGCCCCGGCCCTGGGTCTTGGACCGTAAGTCGGTTGCATAACCGAACATTTCCGCCAGCGGCACAAAAGCGTGGATTGTCTGAGCTCCGTTACGAGCTTCCATCCCCTCAATACGACCGCGGCGGGAGTTGAGATCGCCAATAACATCGCCCATATATTCTTCCGGAATAATAACTTCCACTTTCATATATGGTTCAAGGATAACCGGATTTGCTTTTACCGCACCGGCTTTAAAGCCCATGGAGCCGGCGATCTTAAACGCCATTTCCGAGGAATCGACATCATGATAAGAGCCGTCATAAACAGTAACCTTCACATCCACCATCGGATATCCGGCTAGAACGCCGTTCCCCATGGCTTCTTTTACACCGGCCTCAATTGGATTGATGTATTCTTTGGGAATCGCGCCGCCGACAACCTTATTCTCAAAAGTAAAGCCTTCGCCGGGTTCCAATGGTG
Protein-coding sequences here:
- the rpsQ gene encoding 30S ribosomal protein S17, whose product is MTERNERKTRIGKIVSDKMEKTVVVAVERLVQHPLYKKAVKHTIKFKAHDETNESHVGDTVKLMETRPLSKDKRWRVVEIIEKAK
- the rpmC gene encoding 50S ribosomal protein L29 yields the protein MKVNDIRDMNKAELEQKLAGLKEELFNLRFQLATGQLENSMRIKEVKKDIARVKTIQREQELQAQQA
- the rplP gene encoding 50S ribosomal protein L16, whose translation is MLLPKRVKHRKQFRGRMKGKANKGNTVSHGEFGLAALEPAWITNRQIEAARIAMTRYIKRGGKVWIKIFPDKPVTAKPAETRMGSGKGSPEYWVAVVKPGRVMFEMDGVTEEIAKEAMRLAGHKLPIKTKFVKREEAAAQVQEQVGGDIDEG
- the rpsC gene encoding 30S ribosomal protein S3, whose product is MGQKVHPHGLRIGVIKTWDAKWYADKDYAKNLHEDLKIRKFIKAKVFAAGISQILIERAANRVKLTIHTAKPGMVIGRGGSGIEELKKGLRQLTDKQIDVNIAEIKQAELDATLVAENIASQLERRIAFRRAMKQSVTRTMRMGAKGIKVTVAGRLGGAEIARTESSRDGSIPLHTLRADIDYGTAEAATTYGRIGVKVWIYKGEVLPEAKKTAAVAEGSEK
- the rplV gene encoding 50S ribosomal protein L22; amino-acid sequence: MEAKAVVTHIRIAPRKVRIVIDLIRGKNVGEAFAILKYTPKVASEVIEKLLKSAVANAEHNYDMNADNLYVSTAYVDQGPTLKRIHPRSRGQAFKILKRTSHVTLVVKER
- the rpsS gene encoding 30S ribosomal protein S19, with product MSRSIKKGPYVHESVLKKITAMNDKNEKKVIKTWSRSSTILPSFVGHTIAVHDGRKHVPVYITEDMVGHKLGEFAPTRTFKGHGSHVEKATALK
- the rplB gene encoding 50S ribosomal protein L2 translates to MAVKSFKPYSAGRRFMTVANFEEVTTDKPERSLVERLLKHGGRNQQGRLTVRHQGGGHKRLYRIIDFKRNKDGVAAKVATIEYDPNRSARIALLNYADGEKRYILAPNGLKVGDVISSGSEADIKVGNALPIQNIPVGTLIHNVELKIGKGAQLVRSAGASAQLMAKEGDYALLRLPSGELRKVHVNCKATIGQVGNLEHENITLGKAGRSRWLGIRPANRGVAMNPCDHPHGGGEGRSPVGRKHPVTPWGKHAYGAKTRRNKQSDQWIVKGRTK
- the rplW gene encoding 50S ribosomal protein L23, with amino-acid sequence MADLRDVLIRPLITEKTTNMMQENKYTFIVPLKANKVEVRQAVEQIFKVKVLAVNTLRVFGKTKRMGRTQGKRPDYKKAIVKLAPGQRIEFFEGV
- the rplD gene encoding 50S ribosomal protein L4; translation: MPKVAVYDITGVKTGDMELNDNVFGVEVNEAVLHQAVVMQLASQRLGTAATKTRGFVRGGGRKPWKQKGTGRARSGSTRSPIWVGGGTAFGPQPRSYAFRMPRKQRRLAIKSALTAKVEGGELVVLEDISFAEPKTKSVVKMLGDFKADVGKALIVTAETIDNVEKSSRNIPGVKAIASSGVNVYDLLYHDKVFITKEAVARIEEVFA
- the rplC gene encoding 50S ribosomal protein L3 — protein: MAKGILGKKLGMTQIFTAEGRVVPVTVVEAGQSVVLQNRTVENDGYNAVQLGFGTVKDKKVTKPLKGHFDKAGIKPVKFIRELRLPGAPEYTVGQLIGIDIFSEGELVDVVGTAKGKGFAGGIKRHNFRRGPMAHGSKSHREPGSIGPRMSGGGGKVYKGKKLPGRMGGQQVTVQRLTVVRVDTERNLILIKGAVPGPKGSFVVIKATVKPGK
- the rpsJ gene encoding 30S ribosomal protein S10; translation: MAKQQKIRIRLKAYDHKALDQSAVRIVETAKRTGALVSGPIPLPTEKNIFTILRSPHVNKDSREQFEMRTHKRLIDILEPTSKTVDALMRLDLPAGVDIEIKL
- the tuf gene encoding elongation factor Tu, coding for MAKKKFERNKPHVNIGTIGHVDHGKTSLTAAITLTLSKSGGAEFMAYDMIDKAPEERERGITINTAHVEYETANRHYAHVDCPGHADYVKNMITGAAQMDGAILVVSAADGPMPQTREHILLSRQVGVPAMVVFLNKADLVDDPELMELVEMEVRELLTSYDFPGDEIPIVTGSAVKALECGCAKPDCPWCGKIYELMAKVDEYIPTPKRDTDKPFLMPVEDVFTITGRGTVATGRVERGAVKVGDTVEIVGMAEKPKTTVVTGVEMFRKLLDQAVAGDNIGALLRGIERKEIERGQVLAKPGSIHPHTKFKAEVYVLSKEEGGRHTPFFSNYRPQFYFRTTDVTGVVHLPEGVEMCMPGDNIQMSIELITPIAIEEGLRFAIREGGRTVGAGVVTAISE